A genome region from Trichosurus vulpecula isolate mTriVul1 chromosome 5, mTriVul1.pri, whole genome shotgun sequence includes the following:
- the GJD4 gene encoding gap junction delta-4 protein — protein sequence MERWDLLGFLIITLNCNVTIVGKIWLIFTVMLRMVVIILAGYPIYQDEQERFVCNTLQPGCSNVCYDMFSPVSHFRFWLIHNVSVLLPYIMFNVYVLHQGALHAALGAPQPDYCRGGHTLSGQRTVKGLYPRPGCSHLNVPDFSTAYIIQLLLRILTEAAFAGAQYYLFGFWVPERFSCYHSPCTSVVDCYISRPTEKSIMMLFIWGVNALSFLLSFVDLTCSMQRWLRRKHLAKQVIKKACVNEEHCSPNISPGKAVNYLTSEVEQEPSHLVKRSSPISENGEWPESRGEDVSLHPMVWPKDMASRSNLNSPSSKSCSSGRMAFPDEDGSEVMSSGGEQQGIASEQLQGRPVKEMAQVPRPKDSPQFGEVASAPRSRLGGHYSSSELKPSASQVSYGSPSYLRMKKSEWV from the exons ATGGAACGTTGGGACTTGCTGGGGTTTCTGATCATTACGTTAAACTGCAATGTGACAATTGTGG GAAAGATCTGGCTCATCTTCACAGTAATGCTGAGGATGGTGGTAATCATTTTGGCTGGCTACCCAATCTACCAAGATGAACAAGAGAGATTTGTCTGTAATACTTTGCAGCCAGGATGCTCCAATGTATGCTATGACATGTTTTCTCCTGTTTCCCACTTCCGCTTTTGGCTGATCCATAATGTGTCTGTTCTCCTACCATACATCATGTTCAATGTTTATGTCCTTCACCAAGGAGCCCTACATGCTGCTCTGGGGGCCCCCCAACCAGATTATTGTAGAGGGGGGCATACCCTCTCTGGCCAGAGAACAGTGAAGGGGCTCTACCCAAGGCCTGGCTGTTCTCATCTAAATGTTCCTGACTTTTCCACTGCATACATAATACAGCTTCTCCTTCGGATCCTGACTGAAGCAGCTTTTGCTGGTGCCCAATACTATCTCTTTGGATTTTGGGTTCCAGAACGATTCTCCTGCTACCACTCTCCTTGTACAAGTGTGGTGGATTGCTACATCTCCAGGCCCACGGAGAAATCAATCATGATGCTTTTTATTTGGGGAGTCAATGCTCTATCTTTCCTCCTAAGTTTTGTTGACCTGACTTGTAGCATGCAGAGATGGCTAAGACGGAAGCATCTAGCCAAACAGGTGATAAAAAAAGCTTGTGTCAATGAAGAGCATTGCTCTCCAAACATCTCTCCTGGTAAAGCTGTGAACTATTTGACCTCAGAGGTAGAACAGGAACCTTCACACCTGGTGAAGAGATCTAGTCCAATCAGTGAGAATGGTGAGTGGCCTGAGTCTAGAGGGGAAGATGTATCTCTTCATCCTATGGTGTGGCCTAAAGATATGGCTTCCAGGTCAAACCTTAACAGCCCAAGCAGTAAGTCTTGTTCATCAGGAAGAATGGCTTTTCCAGACGAAGATGGCAGTGAGGTGATGTCCAGTGGTGGTGAACAGCAAGGGATAGCTTCTGAACAGCTGCAGGGCAGACCTGTCAAAGAGATGGCCCAGGTTCCCAGGCCCAAAGACAGCCCCCAGTTTGGAGAAGTTGCCTCTGCTCCACGAAGCAGACTTGGAGGGCATTATTCATCAAGCGAGCTGAAACCTTCTGCCTCTCAGGTGAGCTATGGCAGCCCTAGCTACCTGAGGATGAAAAAGTCTGAATGGGTATAA